Part of the Quercus robur chromosome 5, dhQueRobu3.1, whole genome shotgun sequence genome, ATCTTTCTTTCCACTTCAAATCGTAGCGGCATACGTCTGCTCGCCTGGAcctaaaattcatttttgagacaattataaattttatgcaaagaaaagaaagaatacaaagCCAAAAGAATGGCCACAGCAAAATAGAGCGGAAAAAAACAAAGCAGGAAAAATAGCAACAAGTATAACAGAGAGCAACATTTACTAACAAGTAGCAATAGATGCGGATAACAGTCTCAGCTTAAAACATAGAGCaataagtttctcaaaaaaaataaaataaaacatagagcaatataataacaataaagagCAATATCAGCTCACACCagatcaaaaaaatatattgaaacatgggaattgaaaaagtaaaactTCTAATCAAGCCAATGGTCTGACATATGAAAGAGGTGGAGGCAATGATGAGGAGGATGGGCTTTCATGAGAGTTGGATTTCTCTCATTATGATGTGTGTGACCACAATGGAGTACTCAGTTCTAATTAACGGggaagcaaaaggaaaaataaaccCAACTAGAGGCTTGAGACAAGGGGACCCTATATCCCCTTACCTTTTCCAACTTTGTACTGAAGGGTTCTCTGCTATGCTTAAGAAAGAAGAGAGGGATGGGCAGATTAAAGGAGTGGCTGTATGCAGAGGTGCTCCGCGCGTATCCCACTTGCTCTTTGCTGATGACAGCATAGTTTTTTGTAGAGCATCAGTGGAAGAATGTGATAGGCTTATCAAAGTTTTGGAGGAGTATGAAGGTGACTCGGGGCAGAAGCTTAACAAGGAGAAAACCTCCCTCTTTTTCAGGAAGAACACTCCTAGAGAAACCCAAGAGTATGTACAGCGAAGATTTGGGGCTCAAATTGTCCACCACCATGAGAAATACCTAGGACTGCCACCATTAATTGGTAGAGGGAAACGTAAAACTTTTAACCGAATCAAGGATCAAGTGGGGAGACATTTAGCTGGGTGGAAATGAAAGTTGCTGTCAAATGCAAGTAGGGGAGATCCTCATCAAGGCGGTGGCCCAAGCCACACCCACGTACAGGATGAGTTGCTTCAAAATCCCAAACTCTTTGTGCAACGAGCTAAACTCCATGATTAGTAACTTTTGGTGGGGACAGAAGGATAGGGAAAGGAAGATGGCATGGGTCTCATGGAAAAAATTGTGCACTCCAAAGGAAAGGGGAGGTATGGGGTTTAGGGATTTAAAAGCTTTTAACTTGGCCCTACTCGCTAAGCAAGGCTGGCGAATGCAGAATAATCAGACCTCTTTGATTTATAGGGCCTTCAAGGCGAAATACTTCACACAATGCTCCTTTATGGAAGCCCAGTTGGGAAGGAGGCCATCCTATGTATGGCAAAGCATCATGGCAGCTAGGGAGATAGTAGAAAGGGGGTCAAAGTGGTCTATTGGGAATGGGGAACAGGTTCGTATTTGGAAAGATCGTTGGCTCCCAACCCCGAGTTCATTCAAAGTTGTAAGCCAAAGACCTCCTCATGCTGATTCTGAGCTGGTGGCAAGCCTCATTGATATGGAAAGGAGAGGGTGGGATGTACCCAAAGTGAGAAATACCTTCATACCCCAAGAAGCCCAAGCAATCCTAGGCATCCCCATCAGTCATAGACTACCTCAGGACTCGCTGTTATGGGCTTGGACTCCAAGTGGTAAATTTACTGTCAATAGTGCATACAAAGTGGCCCAGTTGCTGTTGAGAGAGGCAGACCAAAAGCTGGAATGGGGGGAGAAGTCAAACAATTCAGGTATGCAAAGCTTGTGGAAGCTGATTTGGAATTTGAACTGCCCTCACAAGATAAAACACTTTATGTGGAGAGCATGCCTGAACATACTCCCAACAAAATACCAGCTAAGACGCAGGGGAATTGGGCGAGATGATAACTGCGAGTTCTGTGTGGCTGCTGTGAAACGACGGGACATGCTTTGTGGGGGTGTAAATTGGCAGGGGAAGTATGGGGAAATATAAGACTGAAGTTGCTTTTCTTTTGAGACTACGCCCAGGGATTTCATAGATGTTGTGTGGGAAACTAAGCTCAAGAAGCCTGAAATAGACTGGGAATTATACAAACACAGTCACTGTGACTAAGATTGGTCATATACTCACCTAACAAGAAAAGGAAATGCATGGGCTATTTATATAAAATCAGAGAATCCAGCTGCATGCAATTCAATTATACAAACACAGtctcattcctttttttttggttagaggATATTGACAGAATGACAAGTCCCATTATTCATTAATTATATGGTATGTGATTTATGCAATTGCAAGACTCAAGGATTATGAGaagaagaatataagaaaatacTTAAGTATTCTTGGAGTATGGTGAAATGATGCTCTCTCTTTTCACATTTATGATGGACTTGTTATGAATTTAATGAGCGGATTTTACCATAAATGTGAGATGAGAACACATTATTCACCGTGCTTCTAAggtacctaagaattactcgaGAATATATATACGCATGTATTagataattattaattgttaattgAGAATTTACTTTAGATGCAAAGTTTCAGGAAGTAAACAGTGAACAAAGGCCACTATTAGAGGAATATACAATGCACGCTCCAAAATTGTTGAGTGGAATGAAAAATCAGACTTATTATGCGTTATTTGAATTGAATGAGatttattttggtcaatttataCAGttgtaccttaaaaaaaaatgtgaaacagGACCATAATTAACTTAATGATGAGAATTCTTTGCGGTCATTATGGTCGGCCAACGTGAATAAGatacattaaaacaaaaagaaacatgATAATATTAATAACGCACCAATGACATCAGTGATCAGAAGATAGATGAAAGCAAAGCAAAAGGGTATCGAAAAGCAATCACATGGATAATGCAAAGAATAAACAACAaagattttgtttatttttacgTACCGGGGGTGAATCAAGGCGCGGTTGTCGAAAGATAAGTAGAAGGCGGCGCAGAGAACGACGACAATCACCCACCGCAACCAAATACACCTCGGAAATGTGGTGAGGAAGAGGAAGCGTAGGGCAGTCACGAATACACCCATCAAAGCCACGGGTATAGCTACATCCAGAACTCTATCCCTCACCCTTTCTATGAAATACTCAAAGACGATGAAGACAACGATCACAGAGAGGATGATGAGGCACTCCTTCATTCTGTAAGAGTTTGGATTTTCAATCGGTAAGGGTTTTGATAGGGTTTTAGGTTCGAAAAAGTTATATAGTAGTAGGACAGAGTTAAATCGGATGGTCTGTACTTATTGGATTTTGAATCGAATGGTCCATATGGGTTTTGATAGGGTTTAAGCTGACAGAGTgcgtgtttgtgtttgtgtttgtgtgagtgtttgtgtttgttattTTGGTCCGGATAAAAACCACCTAGGTCCATGTCCGAATCCAAGTCCAATTTCAgttcagtgttttttttttttttgggggtgggggggtgttGTGTGCGGGGGTGGGTTGATAGAGtagagacaacaaaaaaaattgaaaccatgAATGAATAGGATTGAGATGCAGTGAAGTGAAGTGAAGTGAGAAaatagtggga contains:
- the LOC126726330 gene encoding uncharacterized protein LOC126726330 codes for the protein MKECLIILSVIVVFIVFEYFIERVRDRVLDVAIPVALMGVFVTALRFLFLTTFPRCIWLRWVIVVVLCAAFYLSFDNRALIHPRSRRADVCRYDLKWKERYFKSEESYQKQWRQKIDLEKNLSILESEKNVLQKQCIEDKNTLTINSENQKKLASEQLEVAKEKIQELERRCRDDRS